One Azospirillum sp. TSA2s genomic region harbors:
- the tssJ gene encoding type VI secretion system lipoprotein TssJ, protein MRIRKTIWSAAALAAALALAACSSAPKPPPPTTIRLTVVGAKALNPDPSGRPSPVMLRLYQLGPSDAFANADFFQVMDQDKATLGPTLLDRQELAVQPDGRQTVTIQPKPDVKTLAIAAAFRAYEEAGWRALQPVEPNKANNFVLTAKGSTITLVRQDGEDGDATAADGEDEGDKPDAEKPAADKPAAEKPDAEKPKAEKPSAEKAEPAPKISTDQPPVAKHNLIMKGPS, encoded by the coding sequence ATGCGGATCCGGAAGACGATATGGTCCGCTGCCGCCCTGGCCGCAGCGCTGGCGCTGGCCGCCTGCTCCTCCGCCCCGAAGCCGCCGCCGCCGACCACCATCCGGCTGACGGTGGTGGGGGCGAAGGCGCTGAACCCCGATCCCAGCGGCCGGCCGTCGCCCGTGATGCTGCGGCTCTACCAGCTCGGCCCCAGCGACGCCTTCGCCAACGCCGATTTCTTCCAGGTCATGGACCAGGACAAGGCGACGCTCGGCCCCACCCTGCTCGACCGGCAGGAACTTGCGGTGCAGCCCGACGGCCGGCAGACCGTGACGATCCAGCCCAAGCCGGACGTCAAGACGCTGGCCATTGCCGCCGCCTTCCGCGCCTATGAGGAAGCCGGCTGGCGCGCCCTGCAGCCGGTGGAGCCGAACAAGGCGAACAATTTCGTCCTGACCGCCAAGGGCAGCACCATCACGCTGGTCCGGCAGGATGGCGAGGACGGCGACGCCACAGCCGCCGACGGCGAGGACGAGGGCGACAAACCCGACGCGGAAAAGCCAGCTGCGGACAAGCCCGCCGCTGAAAAGCCGGATGCCGAAAAGCCGAAGGCGGAAAAGCCCAGCGCCGAAAAGGCTGAACCCGCGCCGAAGATCTCCACCGACCAGCCACCCGTTGCCAAGCACAACCTGATCATGAAGGGGCCGTCATGA